The sequence GGGGAAGTTCCGCCTGGCCCTGGCGACGGACCAGACCATGTCGAGGGGCGCCTGCCGCCGCCTGAGCTCCTCGTAGACGTAGCGCGGGTTGCCGGTGTATCCGGCGCCGACGTCGGACTCGAACAGCGCCAGGTCCCGGCGGGGCGGCACGACCTTGATCAGGCCCTTGTAGACGCGGAGCTTCACGTCCGCCCGGCCCGCCCGCCGGATCACCTTGCGGGCGATCCGGCCCAGCCGGGGCACCGGCCGGAGCAGGCCCGCGCGCTGCCACCGCACCCGGAGGAACGCGGCCGGCCCCTCCGCCCGGACCGTGACCCGGTGCCCGGGGACGGCGGCGGTGAACGGCTCGCAGGACGGTTCGACGAGCAGCTGGTCGGTGGTGACCCGGCCGTCGGCGCGGACGATCCCGACCAGCGGGTCGTGGTGGCCGCCGAAGCCCAGGGGGCCGTGCCTGAACGCGGCGAGGTCGACGGTCGCCTCGCTCAGATGGCTGCCGTCGTCCTGCTCGTGCGGCGTCAGCGGCACCTGGTGGTCCTTGACCCGCAGGAACGCGGTCCAGCCCGGGTTGGCGGCGAGCACCCCGAACGGGTCGTAGGTCCTGATCGTCAGCGTGACCCTGGTGCCCTCGCCGGTGAAGGCGGCCTCGTGGCGGAGCCGGGCCGAGGTGAAGGGCAGCTCGGCCAGCCGGAGCGGGGTGATGTCCATCTTCTCGGCGGGGGCGCTGCCCCAGTAGGTCCGGCCGTCCTGCCGCACGGCGCGCCGCGGCGCGGCATACGGCCCGTTCAAGGACCGGGCGGCGACCATGAGCTCGTCGCTCCGGCCGTCGAGGATCAGGCCGCAGCAGACCCGGGTGACCGGCTCGGCCAGCCTGAAGGCCTCGGGGTCGATCTCCGCCAGGTAGGGCCGGACCAGCGAGGAGAACTCCTCGGCCCACGCCGGATCACGCGAGGGCAGCGGGTTCAGGTAGACCCGCAGGTCCTGGCGGAGGAAGCGGCGCTGGCGCTCGGGCACCAGGTGGGCGAGGCCGTTGCCGCGCAGGATGTCGTCACTCAGCCGAGCCGCCCTGATCCGGTGCCGGACGTTGTCCATCTCCTTGATGCTCAGCGAGATCGACAGCCGCGCCTCGTTCTTCTCCAGGGCCCGGTGCCAGAGGTAGACGACCCACGGGACCACGGCGAACCGCCGCGTCGCGCAGAGGAGTTCGGTGGTGAAGACGTGGTCCTCGTAGTACAGGTCCTCCCGGAAGGGCAGCCGCCGCAGCAGCTCGGCCGGGTAGAGCTTGTTGGTGCTGAAGGAGTCGAGGAACAGCTCGGGCTCCTGGGCGATCCCCTCGACGGTCCTGCGCCTGGCGTACAGGTCGGGGTAGTAGCGCTGGGTCCTGCCGCTCCATTCGTACAGCCGGGAGATCTGCCCGGTGACGAAGTCGGCGCCGGTCCGCTCGATCTCCAGCACCATGCTCTTGCAGGCGTGCCTGGTCAGCCGGTCGTCGCTGTCGAGGAACATGACGTACGGCGCGCGGGCCGCCGCCACCCCGCTGTTGCGCGGCCCGCCGCAGCCGCCGCTGTTGACGTCGGCGCGCAGGTAGCGGATCCGGGGGTCCTCCCGCTGGAG comes from Streptosporangium roseum DSM 43021 and encodes:
- a CDS encoding bifunctional glycosyltransferase/CDP-glycerol:glycerophosphate glycerophosphotransferase, which codes for MINPPDCSVVVITYNDAVRLPRAVRSVLGQSLRNIEVIISDDASTDDTERVVRELQREDPRIRYLRADVNSGGCGGPRNSGVAAARAPYVMFLDSDDRLTRHACKSMVLEIERTGADFVTGQISRLYEWSGRTQRYYPDLYARRRTVEGIAQEPELFLDSFSTNKLYPAELLRRLPFREDLYYEDHVFTTELLCATRRFAVVPWVVYLWHRALEKNEARLSISLSIKEMDNVRHRIRAARLSDDILRGNGLAHLVPERQRRFLRQDLRVYLNPLPSRDPAWAEEFSSLVRPYLAEIDPEAFRLAEPVTRVCCGLILDGRSDELMVAARSLNGPYAAPRRAVRQDGRTYWGSAPAEKMDITPLRLAELPFTSARLRHEAAFTGEGTRVTLTIRTYDPFGVLAANPGWTAFLRVKDHQVPLTPHEQDDGSHLSEATVDLAAFRHGPLGFGGHHDPLVGIVRADGRVTTDQLLVEPSCEPFTAAVPGHRVTVRAEGPAAFLRVRWQRAGLLRPVPRLGRIARKVIRRAGRADVKLRVYKGLIKVVPPRRDLALFESDVGAGYTGNPRYVYEELRRRQAPLDMVWSVARARRNFPGDARLVRRMSWRHLWTMARAGYWVDSHGMPLAYPKPARTRYLQTWHGQGIKSVGFNSPDLRADFPGPREQWRAAVARWDALVSPSAEFERVFLPSHGYEGPVLRYGSPRCDVLVHGDDEAVRRARDSLEIPPGRRVLLYAPTYRDQARFSGRSIRADLAMMAEALAGEWVVILRPHPVERYQVPQHLRHFVRPAGSYPEVNDLMLASDALLTDYSSLMCDYAITGRPMLFLIDDWEEYRHVERGVYHDLPSIAPGPCLATTEELIDALRDLDGVAASFAARYIEFRRMWCADEKGHASAKVVDAFFGPARPGAGAPATPPFTARRPIRLPRPDRSPVRLSLPGWLMRLSLPERPR